Below is a window of Longimicrobium sp. DNA.
CATGGATCGCTCTCCACGCAGAGATGAGTTCGTCCTTGTGCCTCTCTACGAGCCGCAACGCAGCCGCGACTTCCCGATCCGGCATCCGCTGCCGTGCGGTCACCATGGCGGGTAAACGGCGCGTGGGCAGCAGAATTTTCACCGCTCCGCCACCATGGTAAACGTGCACGTGAGGCAGGCCGTGATCTCTCGTCCAGATCCAGATGCGCCAGCTCCCTTCGCGGATGATGACGGGCATGAGTATACCTATCGGCTTGGGTTTTGGTCAAGGCAGAGGAGCCAGGCACGAGCGCGCGTGAGGCGCCGCGCGGCTCAGTACATCCGCCACGCGTCCTCCACGTGCTCGATCACGGGCTGGCCGCCGGCCGGGAGCAGGATGGCGACGGCATCGAAGCGGTACACGTCGCGAGGCCGGCCGAACTCCTTAATCCACGCGGCGGCGACGGTCTGGATTTCTTTGCGTTTTTTTCGGGTGATGGCTTCCAGGGGATGGCCGTAACCCATTCCCCCGCGGGTCTTTACCTCCACAAACGCGACGACCTCGCCGCGGCGCGCGACGAGGTCTATCTCTCGGTGTCCTAATCTGTAATTGCGGTGGAGTATCACCCACCCCCGGTCCGCCAGGTGGCGGGCCGCCAACTGTTCCCCCCGGTCGCCCAGCGTCTTGTTGCCGCCGGGCGGGCGTGGGGGGCGGCCGTTACCCGGCGGCCCCGGCACCCTGCCCGGCCGCCACCGGCGGCACCATCCGCGTGCCGATTGCCGTTGCGATCACGGCAATCTGCTCCATCAATTCGCCGAACTGGTCGGGATACAGCGACTGCGCACCGTCGCTCATGGCGCGCTCCGGGTCCGGGTGCACCTCGATCATCAGCCCGTCGGCCCCGGCGGCGACGGCGGCGCGCGCCATGGGGATCACCTTGGCGCGCAGCCCCGTGCCGTGGCTGGGGTCGGCGATGATGGGCAGGTGCGAAAGCGACTTGACCACCGGGATGGCGGTGAGATCCAGCAGGTTGCGGGTGTGCGTGTCGAAGCTGCGCACGCCCCGCTCGCACAGGATGACGTTGGGGTTGCCCTCGGCCAGGATGTACTCGGCCGAAAGCAGCAGGTCCTTCACCGTGGCCGCCATCCCTCGCTTCAGCAGCACCGGCTTGCCCGCCCGCCCGGCGCGGCGCAGCAGCGAAAAGTTCTGCATGTTGCGCGCGCCGATCTGCACGATGTCGGCGTACTGGGCCACCAGGTCCAGGCTTTCGGAGTCGATGGCCTCCGTGACGATCGCGAGCCCCGTCTCTTCCCGCGCGCGGGCCAGCAGCTTCAGGCCGGCTTCCCCCATCCCCTGGAACGAGTAGGGCGAAGTGCGCGGCTTGAACGCGCCGCCGCGAAGGATGGTGGCGCCGTGGTCGCGAAGCCGGTGCGCGATGCCGATGATCTGCGCCTCGCCCTCCACCGAGCAGGGCCCCGCCATCACCGACACCTCGCCCGCGCCAATCTGCGTGCCGTTGTCGAGCGTGACCACGGTGGCCTCGTCCCTCCACTCGCGCGACACCTGCTTGTACGGCTGCGAGACGTGGATGATCTCCAGCACGCCGCTCTGCGCCTCGATGCGGTCGGCGTTCACCTTGCCGTCGTTGCCCACCAGGCCAATGGCGGTGCGCTGCTTTCCGGGCATGGGCCGGGCCTCGTAGCCCATCTCGCGTATCGTGGCGACGACGGATTCGATGTCCTGCTCCGTCGCGTCGTGCCTCATGACGACCAGCATGGGTCCAGATCCAGGAGGGGGAAAGAATTTTGGATGCTCGAATCTAACCGAGCCACCGGTCCCGCGTCCATGGATCAGGGGTGCTTCGGGCTAAACTCGCCAGTAAAGGTGTCGGGAAAGAGATGTGCGTGCGACTCGTGGGGCGGCGGTGGCCGCGAGAGGTGGAGCGTGTGTGGAGATGAGGTCGGTCTGTTCAGTGGCGCGTAAGGTGGGGGTCAGGCCACTCGCTCGCCGTACGGCCAGGCGCCTTCCAACTCCACGCCCACCACGGTGGAGACGCCGGGCTCTTCCATCGTCACGCCGTAGATCCAGTCCGCGGCTTCCATGGTACGCGGGTTGTGGGTGATGACGATGAACTGCGTCTGCTCCTTGAAGTCGTTGAGCAGCTGGATGAAGCGGCCCACGTTGCTCTCGTCCAGCGGCGCGTCGACTTCGTCGAAGAGGCAGAAGGGCGAGGGCTTCACCAGGTAGATGGCGAAGAGCAGCGACAGCGCCGTCAGCGTGCGCTCGCCGCCGGAGAGCAGGTGGATTCGCTGCGTCTTCTTGCCCCGGGGGGAGGCGTGGATCTCGATGGGCGACTCCAGCGGGTCGTCGGGGTCCGCCAGCCACACGTCGCACTCGCCGCCCTGGAACAGCGACTGGAAGGTGCGGTGGAAGTTCTGGCGCACGGTGTCGAAGGTGGCCATGAAGACCTCCTTCGCCGTTTTGTTGATCTGGCGGATGGCGGACGAAAGGTCGTCGCGCGCCTTGGCCAGGTCGGCCTGCTGCTCCAGCAGGAACTTCAGGCGGCGGTCCTCTTCCTCGTGCTCCTGCACCGCCAGCATGTTGATGGGCCCCAGCGCGTCCACCGCCTGCGCCACCTCGCGCACCTCGGCACGCCACGCGTCCGGCTCTCCGTCCTCCACCGGGCCGGCCTGCGTGACCAGCGTGTCCCACGGGCGGCCCCACTCCACCTCCACGCGCTCGCGCGCCCGCACCAGTCGGCTCTCCTGGTCTGCGCGCTCCAGTTCCAGCCGGTGCCGCTCCTCGCCGGATTTGGTTTCGCGCCGCCGGGCCGCGCGCGCCCGCTCGTCCGCGCCGGCGATCTCCGCCTCCAGCTCGCTCAAGCGCGTGTCGAGGCCGGCCAGGAGGGAGGCCTCGCGATCGCGGTCGCGGAAGAGGCCTTCCACCTCGCCGCCCGCGCGGTCCCGGATGCCGGAGAGCCCTTCCAGCGACCGACGCAGCTCCGTCGCCTCCGCCTCCAGCGTTCGCCCGCGCCCCCGTGCGCCCTCCGCTCCGCGCACGGCGTCCGCGAGGGCGCGGTCCAGCTCCCGCAGCTCCCCCTCCGCCCGCGCGACGGCGACACGGAGTTCGGCTTCCTCGTCCCGCGCGGCTTCCCAGGTGGAGTCCAGCTCGGAAAGGGCGGCGGTGGCGCGATGGGTCTCGCCAGCGGCCTCGTTGGCCTGACGCTGCAATTCCGCGAGCCGCGTGTCGAGCGCGGCGATGCGCTCGGCCGCCTCTGTGGACTGGCGGCGCGCGTTCGACATCGACACGCCCACCTCTTCGCGCTCCCGCCGCAACCGGGTCTGGCGGTGTCCGTGCGCGGCGGCCTCCGCATCCAGCTGCCGCAGCTCGCTTTCCGTGCGCCGGACGAACTCCTCGGCCTCGCGGGCGTGCTCCTCGGCGATGGCGGCCTGTTCGGCGACCGCGGCGCGGTCGGCGGCGAGCCGATCGTGGCCGACGCGCGCGTCCTCCACCTCGTTGCGCAGCCGCGCCA
It encodes the following:
- a CDS encoding DUF4160 domain-containing protein, which codes for MPVIIREGSWRIWIWTRDHGLPHVHVYHGGGAVKILLPTRRLPAMVTARQRMPDREVAAALRLVERHKDELISAWRAIHGLPKPD
- a CDS encoding YraN family protein, whose product is MPGPPGNGRPPRPPGGNKTLGDRGEQLAARHLADRGWVILHRNYRLGHREIDLVARRGEVVAFVEVKTRGGMGYGHPLEAITRKKRKEIQTVAAAWIKEFGRPRDVYRFDAVAILLPAGGQPVIEHVEDAWRMY
- the aroF gene encoding 3-deoxy-7-phosphoheptulonate synthase, which encodes MLVVMRHDATEQDIESVVATIREMGYEARPMPGKQRTAIGLVGNDGKVNADRIEAQSGVLEIIHVSQPYKQVSREWRDEATVVTLDNGTQIGAGEVSVMAGPCSVEGEAQIIGIAHRLRDHGATILRGGAFKPRTSPYSFQGMGEAGLKLLARAREETGLAIVTEAIDSESLDLVAQYADIVQIGARNMQNFSLLRRAGRAGKPVLLKRGMAATVKDLLLSAEYILAEGNPNVILCERGVRSFDTHTRNLLDLTAIPVVKSLSHLPIIADPSHGTGLRAKVIPMARAAVAAGADGLMIEVHPDPERAMSDGAQSLYPDQFGELMEQIAVIATAIGTRMVPPVAAGQGAGAAG